From the genome of Candidatus Goldiibacteriota bacterium HGW-Goldbacteria-1, one region includes:
- a CDS encoding LL-diaminopimelate aminotransferase (produces methionine from 2-keto-4-methylthiobutyrate and glutamine in vitro; mutations do not affect methionine salvage in vivo however) has protein sequence MDVSKRLKKLPPYIFAEIDRKKKAAIDAGKSIINIGIGDPDKPTPKKILGFIKDAADNAANHSYPIGKGGKVFKQAVVKWMLKRFKVSISENEVMALIGAKDGITHLPLAFVNPGDVVLIPDPGYPGYTSGTILAGGVPYFMPLKESAGFLPDLEAIPEKIYKKTKIMHLNYPNNPTSAMADLKFYKKAVAKAKKYGFIISQDAPYSEIYFDPKDKPVSMLQIPGAKDHVIEFYSMSKTYNMTGWRVGFAVGGEKIINGLALVKENMDSGTVSALQEASARALFECEKEEKEIRELYKKRAKVFTKGLRELGYEVIESKGTLYLWIKIPGKYTSMEFASKLLEEAGLVLTPGIGFGKSADKYVRIALTVDEPVIHKALERLRKIS, from the coding sequence GCATCATAAACATTGGTATAGGCGATCCGGACAAACCTACGCCGAAGAAAATACTTGGTTTTATTAAAGACGCCGCTGATAATGCCGCCAATCACTCTTATCCTATCGGCAAAGGCGGCAAAGTTTTTAAACAGGCGGTAGTAAAGTGGATGTTAAAAAGGTTTAAAGTTTCTATCAGTGAAAATGAAGTGATGGCGCTTATAGGAGCCAAAGACGGAATTACTCATCTGCCCCTGGCTTTTGTAAATCCGGGAGACGTAGTGCTTATTCCTGACCCCGGCTATCCGGGTTATACTTCAGGAACAATACTGGCAGGCGGCGTGCCGTATTTTATGCCGTTAAAGGAATCAGCGGGTTTTCTTCCTGACCTTGAAGCAATTCCGGAAAAGATTTACAAGAAAACAAAAATCATGCACCTTAATTATCCTAATAATCCGACATCGGCCATGGCAGACCTTAAATTCTATAAAAAAGCGGTAGCCAAAGCAAAAAAATACGGTTTTATAATTTCGCAGGACGCGCCATATTCGGAAATATATTTTGACCCAAAAGACAAACCTGTTTCCATGCTTCAGATACCGGGGGCAAAAGACCATGTCATTGAATTTTATTCAATGTCCAAGACATATAATATGACAGGGTGGAGAGTGGGATTTGCAGTGGGCGGGGAGAAGATAATTAACGGGCTTGCCCTTGTAAAGGAAAATATGGATTCGGGCACGGTTTCCGCGCTGCAGGAAGCTTCCGCAAGGGCGCTTTTTGAATGTGAAAAGGAAGAAAAAGAGATAAGAGAACTTTATAAAAAACGCGCCAAAGTATTTACAAAAGGGCTGCGTGAGCTTGGATATGAAGTGATTGAATCCAAAGGGACTTTATACCTGTGGATAAAAATACCGGGTAAATATACATCAATGGAATTTGCTTCAAAACTTCTTGAAGAGGCGGGGCTTGTATTGACGCCCGGAATAGGTTTTGGGAAATCGGCTGATAAATATGTAAGGATAGCGCTTACCGTGGATGAACCGGTAATTCACAAGGCGCTGGAGAGGTTAAGAAAGATAAGTTAA